The Kogia breviceps isolate mKogBre1 chromosome 4, mKogBre1 haplotype 1, whole genome shotgun sequence genome window below encodes:
- the THG1L gene encoding probable tRNA(His) guanylyltransferase isoform X1 — MWVAGPVKVRVCLASISVTLRRCFKLGAAMAKSKFEYVRDFEADDTCLAHCWVVVRLDGRNFHRFAEKHNFTKPNDSRALHLMTKCAQTVMEELEDIVIAYGQSDEYSFVFKRKSNWFKRRASKFMTHVVSQFASSYVFYWRDYFEDQPLLYPPGFDGRVVVYPSNQTLKDYLSWRQADCHINNLYNTVFWALVQQSGLTPIQAQERLQGTLTADKNEILFSEFNINYNNEPLMYRKGTVLIWQKVDEVTTKEVRLPAEMEGKKMVVTRTRTKAVPLHCDIIGDAFWKEHPEILDEDS, encoded by the exons ATGTGGGTTGCTGGCCCAGTGAAAGTTCGCGTTTGCTTGGCTTCTATTTCCGTCACTTTGAGACGGTGCTTCAAATTGGGAGCGGCAATGGCAAAGAGCAAGTTCGAGTACGTGCGGGACTTCGAGGCTGACGACACGTGTCTTGCCCACTGCTGGGTGGTGGTGCGGCTGGACGGCAGGAATTTCCATCG TTTTGCTGAGAAGCACAACTTTACAAAACCTAATGACAGCCGTGCTCTCCATCTAATGACTAAATGTGCCCAAACCGTAATGGAAGAACTGGAGGATATTGTGATTGCATATGGACAGAGTGATGAGTACAGCTTTGTGTTCAAGCGGAAAAGCAATTGGTTTAAAAGAAGAGCCAG TAAGTTTATGACTCACGTGGTCTCCCAGTTCGCCTCCAGCTATGTGTTTTACTGGCGGGATTACTTTGAGGACCAGCCCCTTCTGTATCCCCCAGGCTTTGATGGAAGAGTCGTGGTGTATCCTAGCAACCAGACTTTAAAGGACTATCTCAGCTGGCGGCAAGCAGATT GTCACATCAATAATCTTTATAATACAGTTTTCTGGGCACTTGTACAGCAGTCTGGATTAACACCAATACAAGCCCAAGAGAGATTACAG ggAACTCTTACAGCAGACAAGAATGAGATTTTATTTTCCGAATTCAACATCAACTACAATAATGAGCCACTGATGTATAGGAAGGGAACTGTGTTGATATGGCAGAAG GTGGATGAAGTCACAACAAAAGAAGTTAGGTTGCCAgcagaaatggaaggaaaaaagatggTGGTGACCCGGACCAGGACTAAGGCGGTGCCCTTACACTGCGATATCATTGGGGATGCTTTCTGGAAGGAACATCCAGAAATCCTAGATGAAGACAGCTGA
- the THG1L gene encoding probable tRNA(His) guanylyltransferase isoform X4: MTHVVSQFASSYVFYWRDYFEDQPLLYPPGFDGRVVVYPSNQTLKDYLSWRQADCHINNLYNTVFWALVQQSGLTPIQAQERLQGTLTADKNEILFSEFNINYNNEPLMYRKGTVLIWQKVDEVTTKEVRLPAEMEGKKMVVTRTRTKAVPLHCDIIGDAFWKEHPEILDEDS; encoded by the exons ATGACTCACGTGGTCTCCCAGTTCGCCTCCAGCTATGTGTTTTACTGGCGGGATTACTTTGAGGACCAGCCCCTTCTGTATCCCCCAGGCTTTGATGGAAGAGTCGTGGTGTATCCTAGCAACCAGACTTTAAAGGACTATCTCAGCTGGCGGCAAGCAGATT GTCACATCAATAATCTTTATAATACAGTTTTCTGGGCACTTGTACAGCAGTCTGGATTAACACCAATACAAGCCCAAGAGAGATTACAG ggAACTCTTACAGCAGACAAGAATGAGATTTTATTTTCCGAATTCAACATCAACTACAATAATGAGCCACTGATGTATAGGAAGGGAACTGTGTTGATATGGCAGAAG GTGGATGAAGTCACAACAAAAGAAGTTAGGTTGCCAgcagaaatggaaggaaaaaagatggTGGTGACCCGGACCAGGACTAAGGCGGTGCCCTTACACTGCGATATCATTGGGGATGCTTTCTGGAAGGAACATCCAGAAATCCTAGATGAAGACAGCTGA
- the THG1L gene encoding probable tRNA(His) guanylyltransferase isoform X5 — MDRVMSTALCSSGKAIGLKEEPGFDGRVVVYPSNQTLKDYLSWRQADCHINNLYNTVFWALVQQSGLTPIQAQERLQGTLTADKNEILFSEFNINYNNEPLMYRKGTVLIWQKVDEVTTKEVRLPAEMEGKKMVVTRTRTKAVPLHCDIIGDAFWKEHPEILDEDS, encoded by the exons ATGGACAGAGTGATGAGTACAGCTTTGTGTTCAAGCGGAAAAGCAATTGGTTTAAAAGAAGAGCCAG GCTTTGATGGAAGAGTCGTGGTGTATCCTAGCAACCAGACTTTAAAGGACTATCTCAGCTGGCGGCAAGCAGATT GTCACATCAATAATCTTTATAATACAGTTTTCTGGGCACTTGTACAGCAGTCTGGATTAACACCAATACAAGCCCAAGAGAGATTACAG ggAACTCTTACAGCAGACAAGAATGAGATTTTATTTTCCGAATTCAACATCAACTACAATAATGAGCCACTGATGTATAGGAAGGGAACTGTGTTGATATGGCAGAAG GTGGATGAAGTCACAACAAAAGAAGTTAGGTTGCCAgcagaaatggaaggaaaaaagatggTGGTGACCCGGACCAGGACTAAGGCGGTGCCCTTACACTGCGATATCATTGGGGATGCTTTCTGGAAGGAACATCCAGAAATCCTAGATGAAGACAGCTGA
- the LSM11 gene encoding U7 snRNA-associated Sm-like protein LSm11 — protein sequence MEERERGARSARAGSPARPPSPRLDVSSDSFDPLLALYAPRLPPIPYPNAPCFNNLAEYESFLRTGCRGGGRGRTRGAAAGSGGPATAAAGSLGRTRRRPDIPAPDPERIQRLRRLMVAKEEGDGAAGARRRGPGRSRKAPRNVLTRMPLHEGSPLGELHRCIREGVKVNVHIRTFKGLRGVCTGFLVAFDKFWNMALTDVDETYRKPVLGKAYERDSSLTLTRLFDRLKLQDSSKKETDSKSAVEDSTLSRYSQTSTWKVASVWGRGDTDRGSRKRSRSVPSSLQASAREESRSELSGRTTQTEGSSAGGTFSRATTLSRGQPRKKKRKPKVDYQQVFTRHINQIFIRGENVLLVHLAQ from the exons ATGGAGGAGCGGGAGAGGGGGGCGAGGTCGGCTCGCGCCGGCAGCCCTGCGCGCCCGCCCAGCCCGCGGCTGGATGTCAGCTCTGACAGCTTCGACCCACTGCTGGCCCTGTACGCGCCTCGCCTGCCTCCTATCCCCTATCCCAACGCGCCCTGCTTCAACAACCTGGCCGAGTACGAGAGCTTCCTCAGGACCGGGTGCCGGGGCGGCGGGCGCGGACGGACGCGGGGCGCGGCCGCGGGCTCTGGGGGccccgccaccgccgccgccgggTCCTTGGGCAGGACCCGCCGCCGCCCGGACATCCCCGCCCCGGACCCCGAGCGCATCCAGCGCCTCCGCCGCCTCATGGTGGCCAAGGAGGAAGGGGACGGGGCCGCCGGGGCGCGGCGGCGGGGTCCGGGTCGGAGCAGGAAGGCGCCGCGCAACGTGCTCACGAGAATGCCCT tGCACGAAGGCAGCCCTCTGGGTGAACTCCATCGTTGTatccgggagggggtgaaggtgAATGTTCACATCCGTACTTTCAAGGGACTTCGGGGCGTCTGTACGGGCTTCCTTGTTGCATTTGACAAGTTCTGGAATATG GCACTTACTGATGTGGATGAGACCTACCGAAAACCTGTTCTAGGCAAAGCATATGAACGGGATTCTTCATTGACTCTCACTAGG CTCTTTGATCGACTAAAACTGCAGGATTCCtccaagaaggaaacagattCCAAGTCTGCAGTTGAAGACTCCACTCTGTCCAGATACTCCCAGACATCCACCTGGAAGGTGGCTTCGGTGTGGGGACGAGGAGACACTGACCGGGGTTCACGCAAGCGTTCCCGCTCCGTCCCTTCTTCCCTGCAGGCATCGGCAAGGGAGGAGTCCAGGTCAGAGCTGTCAGGGAGGACTACACAGACAGAAGGGTCGAGTGCGGGAGGTACCTTTTCCAGGGCCACCACCCTTTCCAGGGGCCAGCCCCGTAAGAAAAAGCGAAAGCCCAAAGTGGATTACCAGCAGGTATTCACTCGACACATAAATCAGATTTTCATTCGAGGCGAGAATGTCCTGCTGGTTCATCTTGCACAGTGA
- the THG1L gene encoding probable tRNA(His) guanylyltransferase isoform X3: MTKCAQTVMEELEDIVIAYGQSDEYSFVFKRKSNWFKRRASKFMTHVVSQFASSYVFYWRDYFEDQPLLYPPGFDGRVVVYPSNQTLKDYLSWRQADCHINNLYNTVFWALVQQSGLTPIQAQERLQGTLTADKNEILFSEFNINYNNEPLMYRKGTVLIWQKVDEVTTKEVRLPAEMEGKKMVVTRTRTKAVPLHCDIIGDAFWKEHPEILDEDS, translated from the exons ATGACTAAATGTGCCCAAACCGTAATGGAAGAACTGGAGGATATTGTGATTGCATATGGACAGAGTGATGAGTACAGCTTTGTGTTCAAGCGGAAAAGCAATTGGTTTAAAAGAAGAGCCAG TAAGTTTATGACTCACGTGGTCTCCCAGTTCGCCTCCAGCTATGTGTTTTACTGGCGGGATTACTTTGAGGACCAGCCCCTTCTGTATCCCCCAGGCTTTGATGGAAGAGTCGTGGTGTATCCTAGCAACCAGACTTTAAAGGACTATCTCAGCTGGCGGCAAGCAGATT GTCACATCAATAATCTTTATAATACAGTTTTCTGGGCACTTGTACAGCAGTCTGGATTAACACCAATACAAGCCCAAGAGAGATTACAG ggAACTCTTACAGCAGACAAGAATGAGATTTTATTTTCCGAATTCAACATCAACTACAATAATGAGCCACTGATGTATAGGAAGGGAACTGTGTTGATATGGCAGAAG GTGGATGAAGTCACAACAAAAGAAGTTAGGTTGCCAgcagaaatggaaggaaaaaagatggTGGTGACCCGGACCAGGACTAAGGCGGTGCCCTTACACTGCGATATCATTGGGGATGCTTTCTGGAAGGAACATCCAGAAATCCTAGATGAAGACAGCTGA
- the THG1L gene encoding probable tRNA(His) guanylyltransferase isoform X2 yields MWVAGPVKVRVCLASISVTLRRCFKLGAAMAKSKFEYVRDFEADDTCLAHCWVVVRLDGRNFHRFAEKHNFTKPNDSRALHLMTKCAQTVMEELEDIVIAYGQSDEYSFVFKRKSNWFKRRASKFMTHVVSQFASSYVFYWRDYFEDQPLLYPPGFDGRVVVYPSNQTLKDYLSWRQADCHINNLYNTVFWALVQQSGLTPIQAQERLQGTLTADKNEILFSEFNINYNNEPLMYRKGTVLIWQKRKKINLAL; encoded by the exons ATGTGGGTTGCTGGCCCAGTGAAAGTTCGCGTTTGCTTGGCTTCTATTTCCGTCACTTTGAGACGGTGCTTCAAATTGGGAGCGGCAATGGCAAAGAGCAAGTTCGAGTACGTGCGGGACTTCGAGGCTGACGACACGTGTCTTGCCCACTGCTGGGTGGTGGTGCGGCTGGACGGCAGGAATTTCCATCG TTTTGCTGAGAAGCACAACTTTACAAAACCTAATGACAGCCGTGCTCTCCATCTAATGACTAAATGTGCCCAAACCGTAATGGAAGAACTGGAGGATATTGTGATTGCATATGGACAGAGTGATGAGTACAGCTTTGTGTTCAAGCGGAAAAGCAATTGGTTTAAAAGAAGAGCCAG TAAGTTTATGACTCACGTGGTCTCCCAGTTCGCCTCCAGCTATGTGTTTTACTGGCGGGATTACTTTGAGGACCAGCCCCTTCTGTATCCCCCAGGCTTTGATGGAAGAGTCGTGGTGTATCCTAGCAACCAGACTTTAAAGGACTATCTCAGCTGGCGGCAAGCAGATT GTCACATCAATAATCTTTATAATACAGTTTTCTGGGCACTTGTACAGCAGTCTGGATTAACACCAATACAAGCCCAAGAGAGATTACAG ggAACTCTTACAGCAGACAAGAATGAGATTTTATTTTCCGAATTCAACATCAACTACAATAATGAGCCACTGATGTATAGGAAGGGAACTGTGTTGATATGGCAGAAG AGGAAGAAGATTAATTTGGCTCTATAA